The Martelella sp. AD-3 genome includes a region encoding these proteins:
- a CDS encoding VOC family protein, whose amino-acid sequence MSLSHRATRPLDHLVLPVVDLATARLRLSALGFSVAPEARHPFGTENACVYFTDGTYLEPLGIADLQIYGNHVRDGLEFVARDRAFRFRVGEDGLSAIVFKSDDATADHEAFMAEGIAAGDLFRFSRAFQREDGSEAEAGFRLAFAADPRAPDLFFFTCERLLPLNPPEALMAHQNGVTGIAEVLIGEDNPMEFEPLLQQLGHCHEMEIHPHGVTVEGIGADISIFTHAHLRDRFGISPPATGRGLVGRAIAFEAADIGNTADILAKNAVQHKAADGMICVPPAPGQGVTFIFKEA is encoded by the coding sequence ATGTCCCTTTCGCACCGAGCCACGCGTCCGCTTGATCACCTCGTGCTGCCGGTCGTCGACCTCGCCACCGCGCGGCTTCGGCTGAGCGCGCTCGGCTTCAGCGTCGCGCCGGAGGCTCGTCACCCGTTCGGCACGGAAAACGCCTGCGTCTATTTCACCGACGGCACTTATCTCGAACCGCTCGGGATCGCCGATCTGCAGATCTACGGGAATCATGTTCGCGACGGCCTCGAATTCGTGGCGCGCGACCGCGCCTTCCGCTTCCGCGTCGGCGAGGATGGTCTTTCCGCAATCGTGTTCAAGAGCGATGATGCAACCGCAGACCATGAGGCCTTCATGGCGGAGGGCATCGCCGCCGGCGATCTCTTCCGCTTTTCCCGCGCATTCCAGCGCGAGGACGGCAGCGAGGCGGAAGCCGGTTTCCGGCTGGCCTTCGCGGCGGATCCGCGCGCGCCGGACCTCTTCTTTTTCACCTGCGAGCGGCTGTTGCCGCTGAACCCGCCGGAAGCGCTGATGGCGCACCAGAACGGCGTGACCGGCATCGCCGAAGTGCTGATCGGCGAGGACAACCCGATGGAATTCGAGCCCCTGCTGCAGCAGCTCGGCCATTGCCATGAAATGGAGATTCATCCACACGGCGTGACGGTGGAGGGGATCGGCGCCGATATCTCCATCTTTACCCATGCGCATCTGCGCGATCGTTTCGGGATTTCCCCGCCTGCCACAGGACGCGGTCTTGTCGGCAGGGCGATTGCCTTCGAGGCCGCCGATATCGGCAATACCGCCGATATTCTCGCGAAAAACGCGGTTCAGCACAAAGCGGCGGACGGAATGATCTGCGTTCCGCCTGCGCCCGGACAGGGCGTGACATTCATATTCAAGGAAGCATGA
- the kdsA gene encoding 3-deoxy-8-phosphooctulonate synthase — MNNRTVSAGEGAAKVAFSNDGKLSLIAGPCQMESRDHAFMMAGRLVEICSDAGIGLVYKSSFDKANRTSLNAERGMGLEKSLEVFSDLKEEFGFPVLTDIHTEAQCAEVADVVDVLQIPAFLCRQTDLLIAAAKTGRVINVKKGQFLAPWDMKNVLAKIVDSGNDNVLLCERGVSFGYNTLVSDMRSLPIMAETGAPVIFDATHSVQQPGGQGGSTGGQREFVETLARAAVATGVAGVFIETHQDPDNAPSDGPNMVPLDQMPRLLEKLLAFDAITKER; from the coding sequence ATGAACAATCGGACCGTTTCGGCCGGTGAGGGCGCGGCGAAGGTTGCCTTTTCCAACGACGGAAAACTGTCGCTGATTGCCGGGCCCTGCCAGATGGAAAGCCGCGACCACGCCTTCATGATGGCGGGGCGACTGGTCGAGATCTGCAGCGATGCCGGGATCGGCCTCGTCTATAAATCCTCCTTCGACAAGGCCAACCGCACCTCGCTCAATGCCGAGCGCGGCATGGGTCTGGAGAAATCGCTGGAAGTCTTTTCCGATCTGAAGGAGGAGTTCGGCTTCCCGGTGCTGACCGACATTCACACCGAAGCGCAGTGCGCAGAGGTGGCGGACGTCGTCGATGTGCTGCAGATCCCCGCCTTCCTCTGCCGACAAACCGACCTTCTGATCGCGGCCGCGAAGACCGGCCGGGTCATCAATGTCAAGAAGGGTCAGTTCCTGGCGCCCTGGGACATGAAGAACGTGCTCGCCAAGATCGTCGACAGCGGCAATGACAACGTGCTCCTGTGCGAGCGCGGCGTCTCCTTCGGCTACAACACGCTGGTCTCCGACATGCGCTCCCTGCCGATCATGGCCGAAACCGGCGCGCCGGTGATCTTCGATGCCACCCATTCGGTGCAGCAGCCGGGCGGGCAGGGCGGATCGACCGGTGGCCAGCGCGAATTCGTTGAAACGCTGGCGCGCGCGGCCGTTGCAACGGGCGTTGCCGGTGTGTTCATCGAGACCCATCAGGACCCGGACAACGCACCATCCGACGG